The following coding sequences lie in one Leucoraja erinacea ecotype New England unplaced genomic scaffold, Leri_hhj_1 Leri_177S, whole genome shotgun sequence genomic window:
- the LOC129716172 gene encoding zinc finger protein 239-like yields MEDHMTGHNKEKRYECDVCGKACPSPSRLETHRRVHTGDRPFNCSECGKNFISYANLQQHNSVHSGERPFTCSDCSKSFKTAQVLKMHRRVHKAEKSYGCSTCGKSFARSSGLRLHRRVHSSERPFTCSDCGKGFKSSAHLKVHRRLHTGERPYTCSDCGKGFTQSSNLLDHQRTHTGERPYTCVQCGKGFAQSSILLAHQHTHTGERPYTCAQCGKGFTQSSNLLSHQRTHTGERPYTCAQCGKGFTCSTTLLSHQQVHASGRPVPNPMCGERLAMASHALSHQSVHTSGQPYDCPYCGEAFDSSRGLRQHRRAHAGERLLPLRQASQECMGAAAAPVDTH; encoded by the coding sequence atggaggaccacatgacggggcacaacaaggagaagcgttatgagtgtgacgtgtgtggcaaggcctgcccGAGCCCGAGCCGGCTGGAGACCCACCGGAGGGTGCACACGGGAGACCGGCCCTTCAACTGCTCGGAGTGCGGTAAGAACTTCATCAGCTATGccaacctgcagcagcacaacagcgtgcactccggcgagaggcccttcacctgctctgacTGCAGCAAGAGCTTCAAGACTGCACAGGTCCTGAAGATGCACCGACGGGTGCACAAGGCTGAGAAgtcctatggctgctccacctgtggcaagagctttgcccggtCATCGGGGCTGCGGctgcaccggcgggtgcacagcagtgagcggcccttcacctgctccgactgcggcaaaggcttcaagtcgtcagcgcacctgaaggtgcacagacgcctgcacaccggggagcggccctacacctgcagcgactgcggcaagggcttcacccagtccagcaacctgctggatcaccagcgcacccacaccggggagcgcccGTACACTTGCGTCCAGTGCGGCAAAGGCTTCGCCCAGTCCAGCATCCTGCTGGCGCACCAacacacccacaccggcgagcgtccctacacctgcgcacagtgcggcaagggcttcacgcagtccagcaacctgctgtcccaccagcgcacccacaccggcgagcgtccctacacatgtgcccagtgcggcaagggcttcacctgctccaccacgctgctgtcccaccagcaggtGCATGCCAGTGGCCGTCCTGTCCCCAACCCGATGTGTGGAGAGCGCCTTGCCATGGCCTCCCATGCCCTGTCTCACCAGagtgtgcacaccagtggccagccctacgactgcccgtactgcggtgaggcgtttgacagctcgcgggggttgcggcagcaccggcgggcccACGCCGGAGAGCGACTGCTCCCACTGCGGCAAGCATCTCAAGAGTGTATGGGGGCTGCGGCAGCACCCGTGGATACACActag